The genomic stretch CTCTCCAcctttatttttacaatttttttttcgaaatggcTTGAAAGATAGCTAAGAAACTTATGGACCTTAAATCAATTTACAGCATAATGTGGAAACGAATTATAAAGATAATCCGGGGATTGTCGGtcattttctaatgtttgagCGTGAAGTAGAATAAATTAAAACAGTGTattaaagagatggcaaagcgtcccagtctTGCGGAATGCTTAAACTCACGTGATAGAGCTCtcctttttccttcaaaaactcAAGATTGCGGTTTCTTTTTAGGTCAAAGGTATGTTTGGACGGAATGTCCACCAAGAAATCGCAGGAgccatttttaaacaaaagaaaaaaaaacatggttttggtggggttGGAGGGGGGTGGGAGGAAAAGAATAAAAACGTTTGgagatatcattttttttattgggggtcactgaagaccggaacttgatatctcttaccgttaaaCTCTAGGACGGTAACAAGTTGataaaaagtcgattatataactgctctctctgtgagttcaagcagtaaaattaaACCCTCTATTTTAAAGTCTAATTTTTGCCACATACCTATGGAACAAAGTTATCCAAATTTATCCGtaaattcttccaaaaaaaaagaacgattaaattataataaattaatatgatCTACACTTTAATATgggtttaataaaaataattaaggcTTATACTGTATTAACGAGCTTGTTAAAAGGcgaatttttcatgaaataaaaagaaacatccactACAGTAAACTTCACAGAATCACGCAGCAACAGCTGCGCTTTTTTGTACTCCGAAACATAAACGTTCTTTCAGATCCGCAATactgaatttcattttttttctaacaaaCTGGGTGATTCAAGATAATCAAAAATCGAGAAAAAGTTGTAGTATCTTGCTAAATCGAACAAATACAGTGAtgaattgacattttctggcatgTCAGAAAAGCCAAACATATGAGaaaaacagcttacgccaaagcaTTATTCTACATTCCTTCAtacgaaaatatatttaaagttgGCTTAACTGGACCTCTAGAATAACGTTGGTATGTGGTACaaactgaagttattcttcgtttcaatATTCAGCTGTTAAGatttattgtttttagaattaaaTTCCCTTTTAATGAAACATATATGGTTGTTGaaaatccattttcaattttttacaaatttttacagtCAATATTTTCTCTCCAAAAATTGTTAAactgaataaaagttttaatttcacaattttctctattttttatttcatgttTCACAATTGGATTTTTTGTCACTTAGGAACTGCTATGACAAATTGTCTTCCTAATTCAGGATGCCCCTTACTCGATTAAAGCAAATTTAGTTTTTATAGAAAAATCTTAGAATTCATAATGCGGTGggaattattttttgtaatgaagagtataaaaataaattactgagCGTATCATAAGTATGATATTTTCGTAAATTATTGGACTAAATCAAcgagaaaattgttcaagaactcgaattcaaaaaattgaaatttattgtataacgtaatttaataaaaagtaaaatatctcGCTTGTCAGtcaattacaatagctgtgaataTTTGTAAAGACATGTATTGACGTTacacataacctccaaaaagttCCTGGACAGTGACTCTGTGTGGAGTGATGTAGTGGATGAATCTCGGTAATCCCTGGATGAAAAAGTATGATCCTACAGGCGTCTGGAAGGCTCTGACCGCGTTATCCTCCACCTGGAGTGAAGCAACTTCTGGTGATGTGTTTTGTGTGTGTGGGAATGGGAAAGGTGTAGTGAATGCATCTCTGGCTGCAGGGAAAAACTGTCAGAGGCGTCCGGATAAGTCTGGCCACGCTACCCACCACTCCAGGTGGAGGTTCGATCTCTTTCAGGTTATCTTCTAGAGCCACCAGACGCTTCTTCTCAAAGTGAAATAACTTACAGAGTTGTGTGTTTTGCGTGTGGGGAAAGATGCGGTGACTGCATCTCTGGCTGCAAGGAAAAACTGCCAGAGGCGTCAGGATAACTGACCATGCTATTGTCTACCACCTCGGATGAAGCTTCGAGCTCTTTCAGAGCATCCTCTAGACCTCTAGAGCCACCAGACTCTTCTGAGCCAGAAGTTGCCATACTGACTCAGACAAGGACTCGGAGCCGGTGTTGAGATCACATTTGTGTCGATCAGAGCTCTCCGTCTTCTCTTCACATAGAATTTTCTTTCCACTGGCTCTATGAGGTTTCTCATGATTTTGTTCTCTAATTTAGcattttttctgaagcactgaaGGTGCTAAGAgtatactttaaaattttagagatttttttagaGACTCAGGGACTGTCCGGGAATAATTAATTCATACATTCTGTACAATGTCTTCATCCTCATCAActtataatataaaaatttgcaaattttagaGAGCAACTATTGGATTTTCATCCTTTGCTCCTTACCATCATCACATTTTCACAAGTCCAAGACTTTGtgagaaattctcaaatttattttcaatattttttgcgCGCTGTTATACAATTATCACTGGAAAGTTATTTACATTTGAGTAAATTTAACCTAAATTTTCTCGCGCCAAgcacaaaaaattgatttatattatattaattcatTATTTCCCTTAAATTAAAAGGTGTTTGTCAATAACTTTTCATGATAAGTCGAGGAAagtattaaaatgaattttaatttacaggAAGATTGATAACTCAGGCTAaaacagaaatatttttgaacacATATTTTACGctaatttcttaataaatacttatTTATTTGCAGATAAAGAGCCTTTTTAAGtttcaaaattaatcaaaattaacaatattcttcattttaagttatttgtaactttttttttaagtaaatgtgAAAGACGAAAATGTTGAGTTTATTCATTTATCAAACTCAACATTTTTGCTCAAACTCacacaattttactcacattgagTTGAAACTCAACTCACATTGTTTGAGTTGCGAGCGATTTTCTCGaacaaaatattctcaaattgaGAATCTCATTCTCACATTGAATTTGTAAAATTCGCTTGCAGCTCAagaaaattagataatttttcaGGAGTTCCGTCGAACTCTGGAATCACCTTAAGAGCTTTTTGAAAATCGAAAAGTGACATATTTGCTTGTGTTGAAATATCAGAATCTAAATCAGAAATCTCAATGTCTTCATCAATATCTTCTACAATTTTAATGCGATTTATTAATTCCAAAcactttttatattctttttcataTTCATCTTGAAACTGTAAAATAACAACTTTTTCTCCAGGAGAAGCTCTCGCGAAGGATGATTCAAATTTAAGATCACATTcacgtttaaattttaaagcttcCTCTTTTTTCCATCTACGTAAGGTTTCTTGAACAATTTGTTGGGACCGTTCTTTTTTAAAAGCGtctttaaatcttttaatttatctaGAGATTCCATAGAAATTATTGTTATAAAATTAGATATActgaatgatattttaaaattatctcataacaaaatataatttaaaaaaaaatggtgaataTTCACGTGAAATCGATGGATTTAGTATCGGTGGGATTGTTGATTGTAGTCTATGCCTGCAGTTCCAGCGCAGCATCTACAGCAGCATCTGCGTTGATACATCATCATGCAGCATCCGCGTATCATCCGTGCATCCGTGTATCATCCGTGAATCCGTGTATCAACAGCATTCATTCCACATAATTTTACAGGAaccgatgatttttttttcttcataaaaggGTTGTTGGTTATCGATCATAATGTCGTGGCATTCAGGTCATTGCTCTAACTCATGATCACACgtcaataaaatcaattgacgtcaataacaaaaatattggtGCTTATTTTGCTATTGCGAAAGGAAATGCAAAAATTCTTGCATAAGCAATCCATTAACTTGAGCGCGCCGAAATTTGATAACTAGTGGGTCTTCACCAAATTGTCTCTTTCATTATTGGGGTCAATGCACATGATTCGACTTTGATCACTAATTATACACATTATTGGAGAGTTTTTGCTGTATTATTgttacatttttttacaaacttttatttAACGGTGGTTggggttaaattttttttaaacatttgttaCTTTTACCGAATTTAGAACTTCTTCACGTACACTTTTCATCAtgtcttttttaaatttcttatagTTTTTTATGACTCCGTATACCACAATAACaaccaaaattattataaatattgtcTCTAGAAGTCGGATGTGGCTTCCGAAAAATGCTTCAGATTCCTGGAGATTAGCTGATGGCGCTGATGAAGCTTGATCACTGTTGTTCATAATTATTGTCTCTTTATCGGTACTGCTTTGATTATTTCCCATGATTGCGATTTTAATGTTTCTATTTAGATTTGAATTGGACTATtaaatcattgtttttttatcacaatttcacTCATATGTCAATGTATCTATTCCTAACTGATCTCCTTTGCAGCAGCATATTATTAGGATCAATAATACAAAAGTAACAAGAGCACTGATTCCAAGATATATACACAAAACTTCAATTATTAGTTCTTGAGGACCACAAACATCACCAATTCCACCTAGATTTTCcgttataattatttattcacttttctgTTTTTTACTCGATTCGCAATTGGCGAGGATCGCCATGTGGTGCGCGCAAAGAAGTTGCTTAATAAAACACTCTGTTTCCTCGATAACGCCAAACTGAATGaccaaatttatttcttctctcttttaatacataaaattgcaGTGACAACAATTCATAATAATTTGCTGAACACTACAATAGGATTCCTGGAAATCAATAGACTATCATATTATCAAGTGGATAATATGATTGGAAGAGTATACATGTATAATATGGAAAAGAACTCGGAAAAAATTAACCGTTTTGTCTTGAGGCGaagaattcaaaaaaatttctgGGATTGGGTTAGGATAGGTCAAGTGGACAAAGCAGTTgatgcttttaaaatttctcgaagACACATTCTAAAGTATGGCGCGGTGAGAGCTCGAATGTCCTCGTAAGTGATCCCTATCAGCAAGGAAAATTTCCAGAAGCTGTCATTGTCAAGGAGTTTGGCTCACCTGTGTGGATGGTCTCTGGTTAATCTCGTCCATCTGGATAGGCTTAGGGGGTTCTGTCATCTGTGTGGATGGTCCCTGGTTAATCTCGTCCCTCTGGATAGGCTGAGGGGGTTCTGTCACCTGTGTGGATGGTCTCTGGTTAATCTCGTCCCTCTGGATAGGCTGAGGGGGTTCTGTCACCTGTGTGGATGGTCTCTGGTTAATCTCGTCCCTCTGGATAGGCTGAGGGGGTTCTGTCACCTGTATGGATGGTCTCTGGTTAGTCTCGTCCCTCTGGATAGGCTGAGGGGGTTCTGTCACCTGTGTGGATGGTCTCTGGTTAATCTCGTCCCTCTGGATAGGCTGAGGGGGTTCTGTCACCTGTGTGGATGGTCTCTGGTTAATCTCGTCCCTCTGGATAGGCTGAGGGGGTTCTGTCACCTGTGTGGATGGTCTCTGGTTAGTCTCGTCTCTCTGGATAGGCTGAGGGGGTTCTGTCACCTGTGTGGATGGTCCCTGGTTAATCTCGTCCCTCTGGATAGGCTGAGGGGGTTCTGTCACCTGTGTGGATGGTCCCTGGTTAATCTCGTCCCTCTGGATAGGCTGAGGGGGTTCTGTCACCTGTGTGGATGGTCCCTGGTTAATCTCGTCCCTCTGGATAGGCTGAGCGGGTTCTGTCACCTGTGTGGATGGTCTCTGGTTAATCTCGTCCCTCTGGATAGGCTGAGGGGGTTCTGTCACCTGTGTGGATGGTCTCTGGTTAATCTCGTCCCTCTGAATAGGCTGAGAGGGTTCTGTCACCTGTGTGGATGGTCTCTGGTTAATCTCGTCCCTCTAGATAGGCTGAGGGGGTTCTGTCACCTGTGTGGATGGTCCCTGGTTAATCTCGTCCCTCTGGATAGGCTGAGGGGGTTCTGTCATCTGTGTGGATGGTCCCTGGTTAATCTCGTCCCTCTGGATAGGCTTAGGGGGTTCTGTCACCTGTGTGGATGGTCTCTGGTTAATCTCGTCCCTCTGGATAGGCTGAGGGGGTTCTGTCACCTGTGTGGATGGTCTCTGGTTAATCTCGTCCCTCTGGATAGGCTGAGGGGGTTCTGTCACCTGTGTGGATGGTCTCTGGTTAATCTCGTCCCTCTGGATAGGCTGAGGGGGTTCTGTCACCTGTGTGGATGGTCCCTGGTTAATCTCGTCCCTCTGGATAGGCTGAGGGGGTTCTGTCACCTGTGTGGATGGTCTCTGGTTAATCGCGTCCCTCTGGATAGGCTGAGGGGGTTCTGTCACCTGTGTGGATGGTCTCTGGTTAATCTCGTCCCTCTGAATAGGCTGAGGGGGTTCTGTCACCTGTGTGGATGGTCTCTGGTTAATCTCGTCCCTCTGGATAGGCTGAGGGGGTTCTGTCACCTGTGTGGATGGTCCCTGGTTAATCTCGTCCCTCTGGATAGGCTGAGGGGGTTCTGTCATCTGTGTGGATGGTCCCTGGTTAATCTCGTCCCTCTGGATAGGCTGAGGGAGTTCTGTCACCTGTGTGGATGGTCCCTGGTTAATCTCGTCCCTCTGGATAGGCTGAGGGGGTTCTGTCACCTGTGTGGATGGTCCCTGGTTAATCTCGTCCCTCTGGATAGGCTGAGGGGGTTCTGTCACCTGTGTGGATGGTCTCTGGTTAATCGCGTCCCTCTGGATAGGCTGAGGGGGTTCTGTCACCTGTGTGGATGGTCTATCCGAAGAGGAGGACCCCAAAAAAAACTGTCACTGAAAGGATTCTCAACTCTCCTGAGCAGTTCCTTCGATTATTGAGGTAATTTCTACCTTCAACCACTGGGTGAATTCATCTTAATTACTGCTGGATCAAGGAAGTGATCCTACTGAACACTGAATCACCTTTTTTCACTACCACGCGGAATGGAAAATCACCACGTGGTCACCTCATTGATCGGTTTTGATGCAATTGGGATAAAATCCACAGGAATTGATCACTAATTTTTGTCTGATACAGTCAATTGTCCTAATAATTTGGtggaaaataactttgggtaggaAAAATCACAAATAGAAACTAATTTCTTCACTGAAGCTTGGAAAACGTTTAGATTGCACAAATGCTTGATCTCAACTCTCTAAAAAAGTCTCAAAAGGCTGGCCACTGCAGCGGTAAAAAAAACTCTCTCACTCTCTGTACACATCATATGCATCAGTGTGTGTGTTGCTAAAAAATCCCATCAACTCTTTCCCCTTTTGCTCTCTTTGCTGTTATCATTCAACGGTAAAAGATGGATTTTAGAGAGTGACAAAGCGTGCTCTTTTGGTGGTTGGAAAATTATGCGTTAACATGCTCCCCCGGCGGTGCTGAGGGTGGTAATCCCTCAATGGGAAACTTTGAAATGTTTTGGATGGCACGGGTGAAAGTTCCCCTTGCGGTGCGAACGGTAACCACCCTGCATTTCCCGTCTTTACCGGGGTGCAACTTTTCTATTATCCCCAAAGGTGATGAATGCGATGGAGTCCTTTCATAAATCATCACGATGTCTCCAATTTGGAGATTGTCATGAGCTGCGGACCACTTTGATCGTGTCTGAAGGGTGTGTAAGTATTCTCGGCTCCAACGGTCGGAGAAGTGTTGTAGCACCTTTTGGCATAGTTGCCACCTGGTTAGTGTGTGAGGAGACAGGGCCGTTAGGTCATAGTCAGGAATAGAATTGAGTGGTCGACCGACCAAGAAATGACCAGGGGTAAGGGCCGTCAGTTCATTGGGATCTTCGGAAAGTGGTGAAATTGGTCGGCTGTTCAATATGGCTTCTATCTGTGAGGTGACAGTTGACAATTCTTCGTATGTAAGGATAGTTTGCCCAATCTCTCTTAAAAGATGATGCTTCAACGATTTCACAGCTGCTTCATAGAGGCCTCCATGATGGGGGGATCTTGCGGGATTGAAGTGCCAGATTGTCCtcatttttgacatttccatttggagcgtGGGTCCGTTAACAGAGAGTCCCAGAATCTGTGCAGTAAGTTGCAAGCTCCCTTAAAATTCGTGCCATTGTCACTGTAAATGTGACTGGGTACTCCTCTTCTAGACGCAAACCGTCGAAGAGCTGCAATGAAGGCCTCGGTAGATAAGCTGCTAACAACTTCAATGTGGACAGCCCTGGTAACAAAGCACACGAACACACAAATGTAAGTTTGGTAGGAGACGCCTCCTCTTTTGAAACTGGGTCGTGTAAGGACTGGTCCACAAAAGTCCACTCCACATACCGAGAATGGGGGGCTGTAATCTACCCGTCGATGAGGGAGTTCTCCCATCCTTTGCTGAGCCAATAAAGGGCGTTGTCTCCAACAAGTGACGCACTCTCGGACTACCTTGCGTGTCAAATTTCGACCGCCCAGAGGCCAGTATTTTTGCCTGAGTGTGGCTAGCAGGGCTTGGGGGCCAGGGTGTTTCTGCGCACGATGAAAGTGGACAGCAATCATGCTAGTAAATTTGCATTTTGGTAGAAGGATCGGGTGCTTGGTGTCATACACTGCAATAGATTCTTCCAGACGACCTCCTACTCTGATGATGTTTTCCTCATCAATAAACGGACAGAGTTGgcgaaaatgatgaaatttctGGGACCGGTATACAGCACCACTCCTTATGGCCTGCCTTACCTCCTCGAGCTGTTCACCGTGTGCGAGCCGAACAAGAACCTTTTCTGCTCTGAGCAGTTCGGATGTAATGGGGACATCTCGGTTCCGAGAggaagatttttggaaaaaacagAGGACATATGCCACTATACGTAGTAAGCGCTCAAAGTCATTCGTTATGGAGAAAAGAGATTGCTGGAAGGTTAACAGTAAGGGTAGTTCTGGATGGGAGGTATTTGTAGTAATGATCATGGATGATCCATTACACTGAAAGAGCCCCCGCGAATGGAGAAAATGTTGGGCCGACATCCGAAACGGCACCCGTATGAGATACATGGCAGAAAAGGCCAAGAGAGACCAGTCCGGAGTCAATGACATAATCGATAGCCTCTCTGAATTTGATCAACGAGTTATTGGTATCGTTACAATTGAAGGTATTGATGGGGATATGAGCCAAGAACATTGTATTACGAGCCCAGCAAATTTGGATTCTAATGGAGCACAATCACCACATTCTCCGGAAGATGATTGTGACGTTGAGGCAAGATGCGATGACAATGTAATTGTTCCGGAAACTATAAATGCACAAACGCCACAAGTAGCTAGAGGATCCAGTAAGAAGCGATCTGTCGCAAGATCATTTTCTAAATCACGAGATGAGGAGGAGACAGAAATGATGCGAGATCTCCTGACAATAAAAAAACGCAAGTTAGCAATACTCGAGCAGTCTTATGAGACAAACAAGAAGGAACAGCAATTGCGAATGGAGCTTATGCGTGCTAAAATTAATGCCTATTCTCGACAAAATTAGTTATCTGAAAGATGAAAAGTGGGTACTTGAAAGATGAAGACTGATTTATCATTTGACTGACTTTATTCAGAATGGATTTTAATATATCACAACTGCTACCTTTTCTTCAGTACTATAGAAACCAACAAAAGCCAAAAAAGTGTGagatttatgaatttattaactgcttaatttagtactatatttgtatgaagtaaaaaaatgaattaataaagaATAAATCTTTGTTCTGTTTATTAGAAATTCTCTCtgataatttgatttctcaatctCCTTCCATTCTGCACAATCGTGACTGTATCCATTTCTACGATACCATCGTTTGGAGCCTCATCTGCTGGTAGATTGTTGTCCATTTCTGCTTCTATCTCCTGTTCTGTCCGCAAAGGATATCCCTTAAGGATCATTACATTGTGCAATGTGCAGCAAGCATTCACAATTTTTCCGGCCTTAACCGGGTCATAAATCAGAATTCTTTGACGAGGGATCGACCTAAACCTGCTCTTCAACACTCCATTGCATCTCTCTACTGTTGAGCGACAGGCTTTGTGTGCAGTATTGAACCTCTCCTCTGCCACATTCTGAGGGTTGGGTACCTGAGTAATTAGCCATGGTAGAAGACCGTACCCGCTGTCTCCCAAAAGCCAACTGTCTCTTTCACCTCGTCTGTAGGAGTTGCGGAAGTATTGGCTTATTGAAGAACTATTGAAAATGAAGCTGTGATTGACGAGCCCCCCAAACTTTGGGTTAACGTTCAGGATTTTTAAATTGTGATcgcaaatctaaaaaaaaaaagaaaaagaaattattccTTTTATACTGTAAATGTCGAACtttacaaaaacattttttaataaaaataaaagaagaaatttaaaagattttttattcagaatttaaattaaaaaattgatgaTGAAGGAAAGTTTAATCAATATCGTTACAATGTCTGCGTCGTGCATATCTTCGAGATAAGCGCAACAAAATTAACTTGTAACTTTATCGGGTTATTTTTCCCACGTCATTAAAGAACTATCTAAAGTAACAAGCCAACATGAAATAATGATCTTCAAATTGACTTAAAttctatattttctttacattCTATCCTTAAAATTTAACTTGCATGCATATCGAATTTGTCGATATCAAAAGCTCCACCAACTTTTCAGACTTATCTAGATTTTAAACTGATTTTCATGAATACTTACGATTTGGACATTCTTCGAATGAGCTGCCTTTCGTATGGAATAATAAACATGCTCAACTGCAACTGAAGGTCTTTTGATCAGAACATGAGTGCAGTCAATCAGACCAATCActcaagatgaataaaaacaaataacaaagtaataaggtgggccagatcgaactggtgatgacgtagatactttttggaggttatgtcaaaagTCATCGGTTCTTGCctcgcgccaaaatctcatgcgAAAACATTTCAGTAAAATGTTGGGAATGTATCAAGATTTCTAATTTAATTGTTAACATTAATAATTGTTCTTATCAATTAAACGGATATTCAatgttttttctccttttcttatactatttttccacaaaattctacttgacaaaaattatttgcatGAAACCCGGTGGACCATACATCATATGAGCACatcacaaatgtgtcagaacattcaatactcatatatgtttttttgggaaacttaaaaataaattaaataaagaaaaatgtaaagtacaatcttatggcgctggcacatcttttcaattgagtgaaattcaatcgttagaaattttacctcttatgccctagacacacttacgactaaagtccagagacgactaagctcgttcatagccaagtcagttcctgacacactacgaacgaggcttaacattttctggtactcataaaacataactttcgtggatttttatgcagatatttccacTGAATTGCACTAATACtcttctgaaaatgaaactatttgtaaattcatgtctcagtatacgtgcaataattattgttaattacaattatttctgaggtggaagctaactcgcgacttaagccaatttaggcgattctagtgaataattcttgttgttatgcgtgtattgtgaagtaaattgaaaagtagtttcattttcaatggactactagtgcatttcagtagaaatatctgcataaaaacccacgaaagttacgttttgtggataccagtgaaggCTAAGCTTCATTTGtaatgtgtcaggaactgacttggctatgaacgagcttagtcgtctctggactttagtcgtaagtgtgtccaggacattatACTCTTTCAAACTTTAATCAGATATAGTTTGTAACGTGCGTTTTTAAGAGAggaatacaaatttaaattgaagtcTCCAATCTGCAATCTATCCCGAAAGGGGAATGTCGACCAGTTCTATGTTTGTGAAAAGTCCCGTTTCTGTGATTTGGTGAAGAGTGAAAGTGATCGTCCAGGTCAGTCTCGTCCCAGCTCTAGTTAAGTGAATATATCACTAAAGTCTGTGTCTTTCCAGAGATCTTGGAGAGCGAAGCACCACCATCAGCAGAAAGAAGGAAGCCCACAGAACCCCATCAGGGAGACTCCCGCGTCCGGAAGGACTGGCGCCCAACACCATCTTAAACCCAGGGAGTACGAGCAAGAGGAGGTTCCTGCCAGCTAAGGGGAGGACGGGAGCTGGGAGTGCGTAGAAATTGTCGGGACTTAGAGAATGTACCAGCCTTTGTCCaggaataaaaattgttttaagttgtctctttctgccaaatgaaatttaaaattaaaattgaaaatgacattgaaatttaatatccatttgacagaaagagatagCTATTTctgattttagtttgaaagagtaagagaggtaaaatttcaatcgtttgaaattcactcaattgaaaaggtgtgccagcaccgCCAGcaccattaaaaattaaataaaatttaacctttttcgaaatatttaagttttgatAAAACGAAGGACACTACTACAAAGAGTCTCTCCCAATTTTACAGTATGCTAAAACTCACGAAATgtagctctccgtgaattaaaaTGTTACACAGTTTTTGGGTACGTAAGCGTACtaaatttaataacaatttaaaatatatttcataaaaattatcagaaaattatagaatcagaaaattattatataaattgagaaataacgagaataatattttcaaaa from Phlebotomus papatasi isolate M1 unplaced genomic scaffold, Ppap_2.1 HiC_scaffold_80, whole genome shotgun sequence encodes the following:
- the LOC129809385 gene encoding mediator of DNA damage checkpoint protein 1-like, whose protein sequence is MRTIWHFNPARSPHHGGLYEAAVKSLKHHLLREIGQTILTYEELSTVTSQIEAILNSRPISPLSEDPNELTALTPGHFLVGRPLNSIPDYDLTALSPHTLTRWQLCQKVLQHFSDRWSREYLHTLQTRSKWSAAHDNLQIGDIVMIYERTPSHSSPLGIIEKLHPGKDGKCRVVTVRTARGTFTRAIQNISKFPIEGLPPSAPPGEHVTEPPQPIQRDAINQRPSTQVTEPPQPIQRDEINQGPSTQVTEPPQPIQRDEINQGPSTQVTELPQPIQRDEINQGPSTQMTEPPQPIQRDEINQGPSTQVTEPPQPIQRDEINQRPSTQVTEPPQPIQRDEINQRPSTQVTEPPQPIQRDAINQRPSTQVTEPPQPIQRDEINQGPSTQVTEPPQPIQRDEINQRPSTQVTEPPQPIQRDEINQRPSTQVTEPPQPIQRDEINQRPSTQVTEPPKPIQRDEINQGPSTQMTEPPQPIQRDEINQGPSTQVTEPSQPIQRDEINQRPSTQVTEPPQPIQRDEINQRPSTQVTEPAQPIQRDEINQGPSTQVTEPPQPIQRDEINQGPSTQVTEPPQPIQRDEINQGPSTQVTEPPQPIQRDETNQRPSTQVTEPPQPIQRDEINQRPSTQVTEPPQPIQRDEINQRPSTQVTEPPQPIQRDETNQRPSIQVTEPPQPIQRDEINQRPSTQVTEPPQPIQRDEINQRPSTQVTEPPQPIQRDEINQGPSTQMTEPPKPIQMDEINQRPSTQLMRMKTLYRMYELIIPGQSLSL